A genome region from Drosophila simulans strain w501 chromosome 2R, Prin_Dsim_3.1, whole genome shotgun sequence includes the following:
- the LOC6734452 gene encoding SNF-related serine/threonine-protein kinase, translated as MTLETQPVGGVSDGKIAGLYDLEETLGSGHFAVVKLARHVFTGAKVAVKVVDKTKLDDVSKAHLFQEVRCMKLVQHPNVVRLYEVIDTQTKLYLVLELGDGGDLYDYIMKHDSGLSEELARKYFRQILRAITYCHQLHVVHRDLKPENVVFFEKLGLVKLTDFGFSNKFLPGQKLETFCGSLAYSAPEILLGDSYDAPAVDIWSLGVILYMLVCGQAPFEKANDSETLTMIMDCKYTVPSHVSTDCRDLIASMLVRDPKKRATVEEIASSAWLKPIDEPDSTTSTSEHFLPLVSREQLGEEDHAFIIQKMINGNIASKEEILQALDKNKYNHITATYFLLAELRLRRRRAELAQKQKLLNDASIKVGDASRKLVPEKPSPTEAQKGGVPISINVTPAAQFANDGGKPDKRSRKCSIVREEDEEESATECSAIGNELKVTSSSRREAFSDSPFSRPMHERSSSEPGNQTKGEQIANSGVPSHSRTKIVVSVDATLAHKLKQMEKSAKIDEDTLSGLKELEIGKLKPLPSSSKNPVLTHRRTKLNKIRTPSCSSSEASDDDTKTRNKKKINKFVGDTPVRFRMHRRDSHDDSSDSQDQLYPPPGSASNAGNFISKSGSVSGKKEGQSQYKEPNNKSDENRKSHSQKNRKQHNKDHVDKHSHAERQLADGSTATTGNSTNRRRRIRESQSLDRITEAQEYEMRHRCYAESEAASSSSSSTQHIDQRYSLLSLNTSTFSVAETKEEYDEEADATNATDQIMNTLNAAKATLQQEQYFNNNTNLSRNFNHNHNNNHTQSIIHISSQKANGKKSNETPKDIYNLNSIEHIDLILEDKSLTKAIHVTGSKCFVTMKKIRRLGKYFPVMNFS; from the exons ATGACGCTGGAGACGCAACCCGTTGGCGGGGTGAGCGACGGCAAGATCGCTGGGCTTTATGATCTGGAGGAGACACTGGGATCCGGACACTTTGCCGTCGTGAAGTTGGCCCGGCATGTGTTCACCGGTGCCAAGGTGGCGGTCAAGGTGGTGGACAAAACCAAGTTGGACGATGTGTCCAAGGCGCATCTGTTCCAGGAAGTGCG ATGCATGAAACTGGTGCAGCACCCAAATGTTGTGCGACTGTACGAGGTTATTGATACCCAGACCAAGCTGTATTTGGTTTTGGAGCTGGGCGATGGTGGCGATCTATACGATTACATAATGAAGCACGACTCTGGGCTCAGCGAGGAACTGGCCCGAAAGTATTTCCGCCAAATCCTACGTGCTATCACGTACTGTCATCAGCTTCACGTGGTTCACAG GGATCTAAAGCCGGAGAACGTGGTGTTTTTCGAAAAGCTGGGCCTTGTCAAGCTCACCGACTTCGGATTTAGCAACAAGTTCTTGCCAGGCCAAAAGCTAGAAACCTTCTGCGGCAGCTTGGCCTACTCGGCCCCAGAGATCCTGCTGGGCGACTCATACGATGCGCCTGCAGTTG ACATTTGGTCCCTGGGAGTAATTCTGTATATGCTGGTCTGCGGTCAGGCGCCTTTCGAGAAGGCCAACGACTCGGAAACTCTGACCATGATCATGGACTGTAAGTACACGGTACCCTCGCACGTGTCCACTGATTGCCGGGACCTGATTGCCTCAATGCTGGTGCGAGATCCAAAGAAACGGGCCACTGTGGAAGAGATAGCTTCATCGGCCTGGCTAAAGCCGATCGATGAGCCCGATTCGACGACCTCCACCTCAGAGCACTTTCTGCCTTTGGTCAGCCGCGAACAGCTGGGCGAAGAGGATCACGCCTTTATCATACAAAAAATGATAAACGGAAACATTGCGTCCAAGGAAGAGATATTACA AGCTCTTGACAAAAATAAGTACAATCATATAACAGCCACATATTTTTTGCTGGCGGAATTACGTCTGCGACGGCGGCGAGCAGAGCTGGCTCAAAAACAGAAGCTTCTCAACGATGCCAGCATTAA AGTGGGAGATGCGAGTCGCAAGCTAGTGCCTGAGAAACCAAGTCCAACCGAAGCCCAAAAAGGAGGAGTACCCATCAGCATTAACGTGACTCCAGCAGCTCAGTTTGCCAACGACGGTGGCAAGCCG GACAAGCGCAGTCGCAAGTGCAGCATTGTGCGTGAGGAGGACGAAGAGGAGTCTGCCACAGAATGCTCGGCGATAGGCAATGAGTTGAAGGTAACGTCGTCGTCGCGGCGCGAGGCCTTCTCAGATTCACCCTTTAGTAGGCCAATGCATGAGCGCTCCAGCTCTGAGCCCGGAAATCAAACGAAAGGGGAACAGATAGCAAACAGCGGCGTGCCAAGCCATTCACGTACAAAGATTGTCGTCTCGGTGGATGCAACGCTGGCCCATAAGCTCAAGCAGATGGAGAAGAGTGCCAAGATCGATGAGGACACGCTGAGTGGTCTGAAGGAGCTGGAGATCGGCAAGCTCAAGCCGCTTCCTAGCAGCAGCAAGAATCCGGTGCTCACCCACCGACGCACAAAGCTGAACAAGATTCGGACGCCCTCCTGCAGCAGCTCGGAGGCCTCTGACGACGACACCAAGACACGCAACAAGAAAAAGATTAACAAATTTGTCGGCGACACGCCAGTGCGGTTTCGCATGCATCGTCGTGACTCGCATGACGACTCCAGCGACTCGCAAGATCAGCTATATCCGCCGCCCGGCTCGGCCAGCAATGCGGGTAATTTTATCTCCAAAAGTGGCTCCGTAAGCGGCAAAAAAGAGGGACAATCGCAGTATAAAGAG CCAAATAACAAATCCGATGAAAATCGCAAATCTCACAGCCAAAAAAATCGGAAACAGCACAACAAGGATCATGTTGACAAGCATTCCCACGCTGAGAGGCAGCTGGCGGATGGCAGCACAGCTACAACAGGAAATTCCACGAATAGAAGGCGGCGCATTCGCGAGAGCCAGTCGCTGGACCGCATCACAGAGGCTCAGGAATACGAGATGCGGCATCGATGCTACGCGGAGAGCGAGGCAgcatcctcgtcgtcctcgtccacCCAACATATCGATCAGAGATATTCTTTACTCAGCCTAAACACTAGCACATTCTCCGTTGCCGAAACCAAGGAGGAGTACGACGAGGAAGCAGACGCCACAAATGCCACGGACCAAATCATGAATACTTTGAATGCAGCCAAAGCAACGCTTCAACAAGAgcaatattttaataacaatacCAATCTTAGTAGGAACTTCAATCACAATCACAACAACAATCACACCCAGAGCATCATCCACATCAGCAGCCAGAAAGCCAACGGCAAGAAGTCCAACGAAACACCAAAAGATATTTATAATCTAAACTCAATCGAGCATATCGACTTGATTTTGGAGGATAAAAGCCTTACCAAAGCAATACACGTTACCGGCTCTAAATGCTTTGTCACCATGAAGAAAATCCGACggctgggaaaatattttcccgTGATGAACTTCTCTTAA